In Theobroma cacao cultivar B97-61/B2 chromosome 7, Criollo_cocoa_genome_V2, whole genome shotgun sequence, the genomic window ATGACGTCTACTTACAAATTGATTTTACAAAGAGCGTACAAATCCTTGTTGTAAGGTCCACACATGGTATGAACAAAGCAAAATGacaaatatttatttggaGTAGAGTTAATTGTAGCCGTTGGAATACTACGAAAAGCTAATTGCCCCACTTCCCTTCCAATCTTAACCTTTAGCAAAAAGTGATTGCTTTTTCCTGTTTTGCTTCTATTTCCTACCCATAAGAAAGCACCAGGTACACAGCTTAATTAGGTAAGTCCTTGTCCAACCAGTCTCGCAGCCTCCAAATTTGGTTGGAAATTGATGGACCATAATCATTGTTTAAGGGTCTCCTTGTAGTCCATGAGGAGTTCCATTTTCAAAGCTGACAGTTGCAGAAACATAGAATGCAACACTCAGCAAGCCATGTACAAAGCACAGTATCCCTCCAAGAATTAGAAAACGATGATGCAAAACCTGGCATGACCCTTTTGATTTGGAATTCTCTAGCGTCCCCATAACCAGGGCTGGAAATCCAACAGCTACTACTATCCTGATAATCAGCAGCATTCAGGCAAACCAGAGAAATTAACATGGATGTAATTCACAACTTTCTTCTGCCATATTCCCAGGGCAGAAGCTTAGACAATGAATTTTAATCTATGGGAGTATCCTCATAAtcagaaaacaaggaaaaacgAAGGTGTAAAAGCACATACCAAGAAAGAACAAGGCACCCGAACCAGAGTTGCCTGTTGGCAGATGATCTTTCAAGCTCTTCTGTGCAACAGATGCACATGAAGCCACCAAGCAAGTTGGCTGTAACATGGGATAAAGCTAGTAGAGTGGCTGCAGCCAACCCTAGCTTGAAAGCTTGATCATTCGGTTCTTGACACTGAAATCTCTTTAGACTCATATACCTCACCTGTTTAAACATTGGTAAACCTGATTCAGGCTCAATACATTTACATGTCTGACAAAGTTTGTAACGATATCAGATACATTCTTTCTTTCATGTACAAGAACAGATGCATGTACCTTGTCTTTGGCAATTTGTGCTTGAATGCTGAGAATACCAGCAGCTACATCTACAATAACAATCACAAGGCAAACAAAAATACCGGCTTTTGCCATTTCCACAACCTCTAACAACCATGGGGCATGATGTTTGGTGAATATAAGAAGGAAATAAGAGAGGAGAGTGGGGCCCTTCTTATAGCAAATTTCAATGAACAAGTTCATTAGAGAAAGGACAGCTGAGAGGGGTAAAGTACTTATTTGCAGATAAGTAACTTTATGTGACAAAGAAATCCCAACTCCTTTTCCAACTACAATGTTTTCGTTTCTACTATTTTTctctagaaaaaaaaagatgaaggcGTTGTGTagtattaaagaaaatttactGTGCAATAATGAAAAGTGCtgggaaaaaaaatgtaaagatcAAAAAGGACAAGCACAGTTTTTCCTTTGCTAACTTAGAAGAACAATACAAGAAGCATATTCATGATTAAAGTGGAAGAATAAAAGAAGACAATAATACAAGTGACATTGAATATATCATGAGGCTACATTTTTCAATCCAAAAAATATGTTGGTGGAAGAAGATTTTTACTTCTAAACCTAAGATATGAAATTGGAACATgttcaaaagaataaaagaaccCAATTACAGGCTCTGATCTTGGTATCTCCTTTGCTAACTTAGAAGAACAATTACAGGAAGCATATTCATGATTAAAGTGGAAGAATAAAAGAAGACTAATACGAGTGACCCTGTATGCACATGCCTTCAAACATGGCATGTGTGAATTTGGGCCTAAGTTGAGTTGAGTGTGATCAGGCACGAATTCAAACAGAATAGAACCCAATCTTCAGACATGGATTTGGGTTAGTCCTCTCTTAGTCCAAAGACCAGATGGCTCTGCCTCTTCAGACCCAAAGTCTTATGATCATTGGGTTTGTACCTTACTTCTTCCATGATCCATCCTATAACTTTCTGATTCTCGTCATCTATATGgcaatctttcttttatctttgaaGGAGTTTTTTTGGTCATGGGAAGTCCAAACTTTATCCGAAATGCATGAGTAAGGGATTAATACATGTAGTTAGTAtaccaaaagagaaaaagaagagagggACTTCAAGGTATCTAAATATAAACTTTGAgataataagaataaaagtAAAGTTGTTTTTACGTTAATCAATCCATATCTAAGTTTATTCGagattcaaattcaaattaaatcaaaatttaatttgactGAATTCAATCCACAAACACTTCTGAATATAAATTGACTCGAAAATTTTAGTTGGTCAATGCTCTTTTTCCAATTATCATTGTCTCTAAAATAAATGCAATTTGCTAAGGCAAAGTTGAACTCTCATGGTTGGCATGTGCTAGCATTAAATGGGGTTCTTAAACATATACCGACACCTTAACTATATCTGCCTCCCCTTTCAAACGCCAGTGCCATTTCTGTATGCCCACGCAGTGCCTCAGACCATGAAACTTCATAAAAACAGTAATAATTAATGggttatatgtatataatatgAATTTCACAAGCATGTAGGTGCCTCTTTAATGTACAAACAGCAAGATGACAAAGCAAAAAAcaggaaacaaagaaaaaagaaatgaatttgAGTGAACCCAAGCTTTCAAAACTCTTCTACTAcctctttttcatcatttatttatttacttgttatgtttttttgaaaagttgcATTGAGAATAGTGTTCCCTTATTCAAAGCTAATTATGAATTTTACTCTCTTTTCTAAATCCTCCACTTGTTTTTGTAGTTTGGGTTTTTCATTATTTGGTTGCTCTTTAAACCAGGATTTAAGGTGTCAAAAAGGGTGTCTTTGAGACATGGCCCCCATGGCACGATGCAAGGGTTTAGTGTCCCTCTTTAGATTAGGGCTTTTGGTGATATTAGCAacattacatttttatttttttatttgaattggaaatattttatatttaaataaattcatttaagTGTGTTTTCGTGCATGTATTTACGATTCAAAAAGACGGATTtagatttttgtaatttaaaaaataacaaatataatatacaAATGAATATGATCAAATATACAAACACTAAGTCCCCCCTCCCTCCCCCTTTGCTTGATAGTTTACTAATACTATATCGATCCATGCTATAAAAGAgttaattcttttaattaataagtacCCTttaccattattttttttaatataaaaccTTTCAGTGTTTCATGATTAATTCTATTcatttagaaataaattttgtcATAGAGtcgaaaaataatttaattaataaaaatagatTCACCATACTTATATTTATCCAATTTATTTCAATTCAAGAATTGCCATAAATGTTCCATATTATTGGTAActaactcttttaatttttacccatttaaaagattttcctttgcttaaaaagaaaaaaattaaaaatattttgtcatATGCTTTTGGCATTAATGCATAATATTCTCTTGTTAGTATGTTCCTTACAAACCCATCCACTGCAATTATTAAACCCCCATTTTGCTTCATTTTGGGGTCACCAGTCATTCTCCAAATAAATGGGAAATATTCTCTTCAATTTCTTCATTTCAACTTCCAATTATAACTTGCTAGGCTTAGGATAATGCAATACAAATTGCTTTCATCATACGAATAAATTGGATAAGACTTACCTTTCAAGTACCCATATATACTATACAACAATATTAAAGACATCTTCTCTTGATTTTTAAGAGGAAAATAATTACATATACTCTTTATTAATCCAAAGCCGGTTTTGTGAAAATTCGAACATTTATTTCaatgataaaatataaattatcttTGAAATAATGTCTTGATTGTTAACGTATTTAGGTAATAactcaaattttaaaacttatatGCAAATAAAATCCATTGTCTTGaaggaatttttaattttttgagtgGAAACAAATGTAAAAGACTGTATCTTTTTACAAAGGTACAAAAAGTTCTTGGCTCACAGTTGTACAAGCATAAAAGTGGTAACCTACCATGGTCCGCTTTCTACTATAGCATATTTTGACAGTGATAGatcattattattaaaaactaTATAGCATATGAAATTGCatcacattttcacaaaagggtatttttggttttatataatttttatttattatttttattttaatcaagtggTTCACGAGGTGTATAGTAGAATTCCATTCCTCTTGCAATTAAATAAGTAGGTGAGTTGGGAACCTTGACAATTTCAAAATGGATTCCATAGAAATTATGgtactaaaaagaaaaagaaaattaatggaACTAGTTACATAAAAGGTTAAATTATGTCATAGTCATCTTAAATTGTACAGATTTCATATCAGTATTAGATGAGATGAGAAATGATTTTTCTATATCTAATAGGCATGTTTTTTGGATTGAAAATATGAATCCGTGACAAGTGATATAAAACCATACCTAACTATTCATTGATGTGAGACTTCTCACGAGAGATATCAAAATCGAAATATATTTGGACTAAAGTGAGTTTGATTCAGACCAAGATAAATTCTTTTCCTCTATTAGTGAAAGAGATGATGTAACAAGGGTGTTATATATCGAGTGGAGTAAATTGTCATGGACTTCATGTTAGCAAGAGATAAGATGAGTTTATAAATAAGaacatttttcaacttaataagtatattttttggattgaaaatgacggtttatgataaaaaaaaacctaataaataaaataaaaaaatgatagaaATGTGAAAAATTGTCATATAAATATCTTTAACTTTCATGAAAAGAATCTAGCAATCTAATCTACTTGCATTTGTTTATTTCACATCTTGTGCTTTATTGCAGCTTTAATatatttccttctattttgacttttttgtttcatttaatAGGGTCAAGTTGCAATTTGTAATACTATTTTGTGAGAATTTAGTTGTAACCATAGAAATTagaattgaaatttgattgaaaaCTATTCCCTAGCAAACTTAGTTATAATTCAACATATGCATGTGTGTTTGCACCAGACATTAcaagagtttttttttctttctatttttatatatttattgtaTTTTCAAAGTTTACGTCCCTCAGTAACTGTTATTTATTAGGACCAATGAACATGGGGGGATGCTTTCAGGGTTTCTTGTCATGTTATCAAGAGCCAAAAGAATCTTCATGTCTTCATCAATTTCCATtctttgtatttgtatttgtatgtctgatttcttttttcctaattatgtattttttacctctcttttttttttttccccgtCTGATGGGCTTTAATGGTTTTTTGGCCTAGTCCTCagattctctttctttctcttcttacATAGACAAACCATTTCAGAAAAAGCTGAAAAACATATTCATGAGATGATGGTTGGTAAGCTAAGCGCTCATGTATGAACTGGCATACAACAGCAGCATGGTACATGAAACACTagattgattttgattttcgTTGCTGGGTGTTGCATTGCGTTTGCATCAGTTCTTTCTGATGATGTTTCTTGTACAAGACATGTTCTGACTGTTGAGTTTATTGGTTCCAGAAATGGAAAAGGAAACTGCTGGAAAAGGGAGGTAAGTGCAAAACTAGAAAGCTAAAGCAGGTAAAGgggttttatatttttagattcTTGTTTTAAGCTTTCATGGGAAAAGTGAAGGTGGAGAGTGACAAGACAATTTATTGGCAAaagagaaatggaaaataattattatagtGGTAGTGATTGGTGAGGAAGAAGGGTTTTGaatctctttttttgtttttaaaagttcgagaagaaagagaagaaagaagagtaaagggaagaagaaaatatgcCAACAGTTTGGTTTTCTTTGAAGAGATCTTTACACTGTAAATCAGAGCCATCAGATGTTCATGACCCCAAAACCAGGAAGCAATTGAGTACAATATTGACTAGGAAAGCAGGCAGGTCAGGGTGTTCAAGGTCTATAGCAAATCTCAAGGATGTCATTCATGGAAGCAAGAGACATTTAGAGAAGCCACCAAGTTGCAGTCCAAGATCCATTGGGAGTAGTGAGTTTCTTAACCCAATAACTCATGAAGTTATTCTTAGTAACTCAAGGTGTGAGCTGAAAATCACTGGTTTTGGAGGGTTCCAAGATGGTATCAGTAACGGTGGCAATAATGGAGCTAATGGTGGTAGTGGTGGTGGTGATAGTGGTGGCTCAACTTTTGTTGGTACTTTAAGGCCTGGAACACCAGGGCCCGGAGGGCACCCAACGATGCATTATTTTAATCCTTCTTTAAGGAACTCTTCAGCTACTCCTCCAAGAAAGTCACCTTTGCTTGTATCAGAAAGGGACGGCCCTGGATATGGTGGTTCTGGTATTTTTGGTGGTAGAAATGTCCATTCAAGCAATAGAGTTTCTCTCGAGACTGACCCTAATGGATGTTCTACAGTGACTTGCCACAAATGTGGAGAGCAATTTAGCAAATGGGAAGCTGCTGAAACACACCATCTATCTAAGCATGCTGGTAAGTTCTTTGATAAAATCTGATcccattgttttttttttctcttgagttTCTTTAATAAAGTACAGGCTTTCCTTTTGCTGgaaactttttgacttttcttttcctccatTGTTTTCTTATCCTCCTGGTACCAAATCACCCACTTTCCTCTGACCACAAAATTAGTGAGTACCTTTACAAAATGGACATCCCAAGATTACCTTTACCAATGAACATCCAAGCTTCTTTCTTTACAGGCTCACTTTTACGAGTAAGGTAATTGATTTCCCTGAGATAGCAGTACATCGTTTTCATGGGTTAgattcttttttactttatagAAACTGACCTAAGCTTCCTAATTCCTTTTCTATCAATTTGGACAAGATTCTTGATTCCCAGAACTTCTTTCAGAAATTTTACAAATCTTTATGGACTTCCCCAAATTAGAGAAGAGGAAATTGTCTAACTTATATTTTTCTGCATATATTTTGGTTACAAAATCCAAGTTTTAAGTGAAGACAAACCCAGATATAGTGTTtcttttgtatatatattttgattggatAATGTCTTTCTTCAACCAAAATAAttccttttgttttagaattgatttttcataGTTTGAGAATATAACTATCAAGTAGTTTTCATTTCCTGCAATTTTTTAAGTAGCTTTCCTTATCAGCAGCTAAACATTCTCTTCCTTTGGCAGTTACTGAACTTGTGGAAGGTGACTCATCTAGAAAGATTGTTGAAATTATATGCCGGACAAGTTGGTTAAAGTCTGAGAACCATTGTGGCCGGATTGAAAGAGTTTTGAAAGTTCACAATATGCAGAAAACTCTTGCTCGATTCGAAGAATACAGGGAAATGGTAAAGATTAAGGCAAGCAAACTTCCCAAGAAGCATCCGCGATGCCTTGCTGATGGAAATGAGCTACTGAGGTTCTATGGAACAACTGTGGCATGTTCTCTTGGCCTAAATGGTTCCTCAAGTCTTTGTATATCTGAAAAATGTTGTGTTTGTCGGATTATTAAAAATGGATTCTCTGCCAAGAAGGAGCTCAAGGAAGGAATTGGTGTTTTCACAACTTCCACAAGTGGAAGAGCTTTTGAGTCGATTGAAATTCTTGAAGATGATCCATTTATAAGGAAAGCTTTGATAGTTTGCAGAGTAATTGCTGGGAGAGTTCATAGGCCTTTGGAGAATATACAGGAAATGGCAGGGCAAACCGGGTTCGATTCATTGGCCGGGAAAGTTGGTCTCTATTCAAATATAGAGGAGCTTTATCTGCTCAATCCTAGAGCTCTCCTTCCTTGTTTTGTGGTAATCTGCAAACCTTGAGGAAACAATACAAGAGTTTAAACTTAGAAGTTGTGAAGTTATGTGaatcctttttcccttttccttgGTAGCCAGAGGTTTCGTCTCCTCTTTTTGAAAGAATTCTCATTCTTCTTGCAAGCTTCATGTGCATCTCacatttgaatatttcatGCAATTATATTGCTTCCTCCCTGCTTAACAGTTGTATTGTAGTTGAAAAATTCATcgaaaaatttttatattcctTAAACCATGATTTGCATTGCCAAGCTTTGTTGCAGCTTATACAAACATGCACTAGGTGCCAACTTTCCCAGCCTTCTGGATAGGATCAAGATATGCACATAGTTACAAATTCAGGATTTGGAGATGGATAAAACTCTGTATTCAATGGGATTTTTATCTTTCGAAGGGGGAACCAGATATTTTACAGCATTTATTATCTGAAAAATTCATGGCACAATATGgacaaaagcaaaaaaaaaaagaaaaagtttagGGGTTTTAGAAACTATAgttgataattattttatagaactacAGATCAGATCACTAAAGAAATGTACAAAACTTGCAATAATTAGAAGTTAgagaatattttcatattgACTAAGCATAAAAACTTAGTTGCATAATTGCATATGTATGCTGATGCAGGGGTCCAAAGTTTGAACAGAACAAAACCCAGTCCTTGTGTTGTTGATATCATttcataaaagttttaaatccATTGAAGAAGATGTAAGATGACAGTTTATTGATTACATTAATCATGTTCAGATTCCAATTAACTTATGTATGCGAAAGACGACAACAGAAGAGTTTGATTCAATGGAAATTTAGTGATTTAAGGAGATGGGACTCTTCTAAGCATGCTTCTGTTTTCTAGTATGCACTCCTacaaaacaatgaaaaaacaATGAATGTTCATGTCCACTATCTatatcaagaataaataaGGTATGTGGTCCTGGTTGGAGGGTGAGGTTTCAAACAATGTTTAGCCCATACCACAGGACCAAAACCAAGAAGGGTTGCAATATGTTTGGCTGTCCAAGCAGAAAAATCTGTCCTTTCTATGCTCAATCCCTTGTTTAACCGCAGTAAATGCTGTaataaaagttttttattGTCAGCTTTGCTTTTACTCTGGAGCATATGTTTATGCATTGCAGCCTCTTGGTGAGTAAGGGGTAACTAACAATAAAGATAAGGTCAGGGGCCCTTCCaacttttctctttcaatCTCCCTCCCTCCCTCCCTCTCTTGAATTTCAAAACATAGTGACTTTCATTGGTCACTTTAGAAGGATCCCTTGCAGCTTCTGCCTGAGCCTACATGGATTTTTTATTAGGTCATCTCCTTACTGCAACATCAGTGCAGCTTTTTAAAGCTCTCTGTCACATGCCTATCATAAATGTCTGCTAACCCTCATAACACTTGTCTGGAAAACATAAATTCTAGAAATTGAATTCTATTCGATTTTTCAGTTTTAAATATTGGATTTGGGGTAGTTTGAAAGCAGATGAACACAAATGAAGATATTTATTTGGTCCATTTTGGAATGAATCCCCCCCAATCCCCAACTGATTTAGACTCTTCAATCTTGTGGGCTGCCACCTTTGCTGAGCCATTCTCAGTTCAAGTCAGACTTTTGAtagattaaaagaaatttgttAGTCATTGAGATTTTTGTCctgtgaaatttttttctgcAGAGACCTCCAGGAGTACTAATGAGTAAAAGACACAacaatatgtttttattaaaaccGGCACTCAAgtaaaatccaaaaaatttGTCTTCCTCTCTCTTCCTACTCCAGATGATAGCCAACAAGGTTTCTTTACTACTTTCCCAGGAAGCAACTTACAATATTGACTGCAATGGCATGAACTGTTCAAGGGGTAgctgtataaaaaaaaatgttgaactTTAAAGTTTACTTGTGAAATGCTCTTTAGGCCAaaatagctcaaatctcactGTGGGGGAGCTTTCAAGCTACTTTGTCATCCAAATAGGGttggtgagaaaattgaaagtgGGCTCAAGAATAACTGAAAATGGTCCCAAATCAAGCAAGGTGGGATCGAAAAATCTACATAGCCAACCCTGGACCATAAAGGACAAGTTTGTTGAGTTGGTTAAGGGAGTAGCTTTTGCATTAAAGATCCTGGTTATGTACATTCTGCTACGAGTTCCAAACTAATGGAAAGTTGAATGATTCCTGAATTTGTTCTCATAGTTCTTGCTACACTGTGCAGTTGACAACTAAGCTACAGTAATTATGCCCTTATTAACTCTATGAAACAAATAATTCTGATGTTATACTTATTCCTGTGGCTCAAGTCGTTAGACTGCTAACTGCTTATTAGTCTATATATAATTTCTTAGCATCTCAATTAACTGTCATTTTGACATAAGATCATAGGCATAGGGCAAGTTTGGTGCCACGATAGACGCCTTTGATCTGTTTAATGCCGCCTGACACGCTCACATTTTGGTAAACTAGGTCCACATAGTTGCTAGCATTAATAACTGCTATAAATGTTGATTAATGGGATGCTAGGAACATAACATATGCCTAGCATTGCAAGGATTTCATGTAGTCATTTATTTTGTACCAAGGATTATATCAGAGCTAGTTTCTTGTAGTCAAGGGAGCCCCTACCTTCTGGTAGGGGGCAGAAATCCATAATCTACACAAGCAGTAACTGTTTGATGAATTATATCTTCTATGTTATGCTTGTAAGTGAAGCCTAAATCTCTTAACTTCTTGGAAGAAATTTCAGGAGGTTTTGTACCTTTTCCCTCTGCCCCCAACCTGGAAACACACATAGAGAAAAGAGAACATATAGgattaaaaaatttcttcttctaagATTGTTGATTGATAGCCTAATATATCTTCATAAAAATCTTACCTCTGAAGGTTTGAACAAGGATGCTTTTGAGCAAGAAGATCAATCAATTCAGACAGTGGTGAGCTGCAGACACAGCATATGTATCTACCTTCCGCATTGGCTTGTTCCATCAGAAAAATATGAGCACCGCATATGTCTTCAATGTGAACCAAAGCAACTGATCCCATTCTAGCATTTACAGCAGACAGTATTGAGAAGTACTTGGGATCACCTGTTGCAGTAAGACAAATGCAGAAAGTCACAACTACTTAGTTTTCAAGGATACATCAATTAGCTGTCCTTGTTTCTTAGGTGATTTATTGCGCTTCTTACAATGTGCTAAAAGTTGGTGTAGTTAACAAGTTCAGAATTGAAGGTTTGCTTATTTTAAGTATGATATTTAGCAAAAGCAGAAGCCATCAGCACACTATGTTTGAGTATGATTTTGCTGTCTACCTTGTTATATTTCTGTTATTAATGCTTTATATATTGCATTTATAATTAGAAAATGAGTTGGAACTTTTTTCCTGATGACCTGTAAATGGTGACAAGAGCACTTGAATGCTTGAGGGAATAGTTGTTGTGAGGAAAGGACCGGCGACAGTTGTCGTTATCAATGAAACAAGATCGATACCATTCTCATTAGCAAACGTGAATGCTGCTTCCTCAGTTAAAAGCTTGGAGAGGGCATAAACCTGTTAAAACCAGGCATATAGTCAATTGCAGGAAGAGCTATTTCCTGGGACTGGTCAATAGCATAGAACAGGAAACAGAAGCTTTACCCATCCACCTGCTTTTGCATTCAAGACATGATCGCTCGTGTTCTGGCAAGATTCATCAACAACAGGTCTCCAATTTCCATTGCTGTCTTTGGCAGTGATAGTGCTGATGGAGGATGTGAAAACAACCCTTTTCACAGACTTGGATTTCGAGCAAGCTTTGAGGAGGTTTTCAGTGCCTTTAATTGCAGGGTCAATTATATTTGATCTAACGTATCCCTCTTGCAAATCAGGTAAAAAAAAACTGTTTAGTGGGTGAAATGCTTAGGAGCAACTGATATAATCAGTTGGTTGATACATCATGATAATGCAGGCATTACCAATGTTCTCATTCACATTGACACCAAATTCCATTGAAGCTGCCACATGAAACACACCATTGCAGCCCTTCACAGCCTCATCAAAGCTTCCTTCTTCTTGCAAATCAGCTTTGAAAAGTCTCAACCGGTCACTTCCAGACCATAATGACAGTAGATGCAAAGCCTTTTCTGAGATTTATGGCTTCATTTTAGCCCAATCAAATCATTCATATAGTTGCATACAACAAAACATATGAAGCATGTAAAATTCAATTCAACCTCCATCCCAAATCCTTAGCATAACCATCAAAAAAGACTTTACCACCTAAATTAATTGACACCCTTCTAAACAATTCATTTATAGTTCTTTTAATCCATATTATAGCATGAATTCTTGACAACTTAGATTAATTTTTCTCCTATATAATATAGCTGGTGGCTACATGAccatatttgtttaaagtttaaaggtattttcttccttttaagGCATGAAATGAATAAAGGAACGGGGAAGGGATACATACTGTATAACCCTACTACtgtaacaaataaataaataagaattttcTGAATTTAATGACAAAATATGCATGCTATATAATTTACAGAGAGTTATATCTTAAAGAGATCAATTTGagtacaaaaattattttaaatagaaatgGGATTGGAAATCATGAACAATTTCAAAGAGAAAACTAAGACCATTACTACCATATCAAAGTAGAAATCATCATAACATAATCGCATTGTTATATTAATGTAAatcatacatacatacatgtatatatatatctaacatttctttttctttttgttattaatattctctaaatcatttaatcttcttttaattaatattcatatatataaccTTCTATCTTACTCTTATAATATATACTTAcaagtaaaattattaaaaaaatgagacAAAACCTGGATTTCGGGCTGTGGCATGAACCTTGCAACCTTTTTCAAGAAGAAGCTTCACCAACCAAGACCCGATGTACCCGGTGGCGCCGGTTACGCAATATGTTGGTGCCGCCACCACGCTCTTGCCCTTTGCCGGAGCTCCTAGATTATCCTCCATACCTCTCCTAACAAAGCTCCCCCAGTGAAAAGCTTATACTATGCATGTCTTTTAAACAATCAAACCATACATATGTTAATAAACTTATCTCGAAAAACTATAATATAAGAATAATTAAGAAGCAACCAGACAAACAAAGACATGTGCtttgttaatattaaattgtcataattatttaatctatttatgaaaaagaaatcaatGCAGTATGTGCCGCATGGAAAGTGAAGCATGCATGATGTTGGCATGGTGGCCATTTGTGTGTACATATTTTTTGATTGATGCAATATGGCAGACGTATGCCAAGCTTATGtactctatatatatatatgttggcATGGTGGCCATTTGTCTTTAGATTATCATGCAGGTAACCTGAGTTTTGAGTTGCTTTTAACCTAAAAGGTTGTACTGGAAAGAAAGGTTCATTGCATTTACATTCATGTTCTTTTCACAAGGAAAAG contains:
- the LOC18593696 gene encoding uncharacterized protein LOC18593696 isoform X2, whose product is MNLFIEICYKKGPTLLSYFLLIFTKHHAPWLLEVVEMAKAGIFVCLVIVIVDVAAGILSIQAQIAKDKVRYMSLKRFQCQEPNDQAFKLGLAAATLLALSHVTANLLGGFMCICCTEELERSSANRQLWFGCLVLSWIVVAVGFPALVMGTLENSKSKGSCQL
- the LOC18593697 gene encoding uncharacterized protein LOC18593697 — translated: MPTVWFSLKRSLHCKSEPSDVHDPKTRKQLSTILTRKAGRSGCSRSIANLKDVIHGSKRHLEKPPSCSPRSIGSSEFLNPITHEVILSNSRCELKITGFGGFQDGISNGGNNGANGGSGGGDSGGSTFVGTLRPGTPGPGGHPTMHYFNPSLRNSSATPPRKSPLLVSERDGPGYGGSGIFGGRNVHSSNRVSLETDPNGCSTVTCHKCGEQFSKWEAAETHHLSKHAVTELVEGDSSRKIVEIICRTSWLKSENHCGRIERVLKVHNMQKTLARFEEYREMVKIKASKLPKKHPRCLADGNELLRFYGTTVACSLGLNGSSSLCISEKCCVCRIIKNGFSAKKELKEGIGVFTTSTSGRAFESIEILEDDPFIRKALIVCRVIAGRVHRPLENIQEMAGQTGFDSLAGKVGLYSNIEELYLLNPRALLPCFVVICKP
- the LOC18593696 gene encoding uncharacterized protein LOC18593696 isoform X1, with amino-acid sequence MNLFIEICYKKGPTLLSYFLLIFTKHHAPWLLEVVEMAKAGIFVCLVIVIVDVAAGILSIQAQIAKDKVRYMSLKRFQCQEPNDQAFKLGLAAATLLALSHVTANLLGGFMCICCTEELERSSANRQLWFGCLVLSWIVVAVGFPALVMGTLENSKSKGSCQVLHHRFLILGGILCFVHGLLSVAFYVSATVSFENGTPHGLQGDP
- the LOC18593698 gene encoding dihydroflavonol-4-reductase, with amino-acid sequence MEDNLGAPAKGKSVVAAPTYCVTGATGYIGSWLVKLLLEKGCKVHATARNPEKALHLLSLWSGSDRLRLFKADLQEEGSFDEAVKGCNGVFHVAASMEFGVNVNENIEGYVRSNIIDPAIKGTENLLKACSKSKSVKRVVFTSSISTITAKDSNGNWRPVVDESCQNTSDHVLNAKAGGWVYALSKLLTEEAAFTFANENGIDLVSLITTTVAGPFLTTTIPSSIQVLLSPFTGDPKYFSILSAVNARMGSVALVHIEDICGAHIFLMEQANAEGRYICCVCSSPLSELIDLLAQKHPCSNLQRLGAEGKGTKPPEISSKKLRDLGFTYKHNIEDIIHQTVTACVDYGFLPPTRR